Below is a genomic region from Pseudopipra pipra isolate bDixPip1 chromosome 6, bDixPip1.hap1, whole genome shotgun sequence.
TCTTTGACTGGTTTGTTATCGCCTCCCTCCCTGCATTGTGGGAGCACAGGCTGTCTCACTATTCATATTAAAAACAAGGGCCAATGTGCGCAGGTCAAACCACCAGCAAATGGCATCTTCTCTGGCGCCCAGAGGCTGCTCCCTTCCCAGGCACGTGTCTGCAGCCGTGCTGCTCAGGGACCCTCTGGGGacacctccctcctgcccccgaCCTTAACGTGGCCCGTGGCTCAGCGATCATCTACCAGCTTTACTTCAGCGCTGCTCTTTAATTGATTGGAAGGATAATTATAGAAGCGCTGGCAGCTTGCTGTGCTTCAGCCCGGGAATCAGGCTCACGATGAACCCCATCCATCGCTGGTCGGAGGAGCAGAAGATCACAGGCGCTGCAGTGGTAAACACAGGCTCCTTCCAGGAGTGGGAGATGCGTCAGGCATTTCAtaagttatttattatttctactgctgtgctggctgggatCTGCCATTTCGGGGCCAGGCCTTAGGTAGCTGCTTTTTGGCTAATAGACTCGGTGCCAGGCATGTGCAGGCGAGTCTGGACAaggcagcagcccagcagagctcacCTCAGGCACATGTAGCCCCAGGGATGCAGAGGTGGATGCTCTTGGGTGCTCAGAGTGATGCTGGTCCTGCTGATGCCTGGGGAATACTCCACGGCACATCATACCCCCGAGGGACCACTGCTGGCTGTCCCTCTgggcagaagctgctgctgagcagtgagaTGGAAGAAGGTGCTTTTTATGATTATAGCATTTTTCCTAAAAACAGACCTTATAAGCTTATATCCTTTGGTATCCTGCCCACTCCGTGCTCTGTGTTGGCTATTTTCACCCCAGGGCCTGAGAAGTCTGCCTGTATTGGTAGGGCATGGATATGCTTCCTGTGGAAGAGAGTGGGTGAGGGAATTACCAGTGGCTTGGCAGGATGAGGCTGGTCAGTCCAGCTCAGCCTTCACTAATGCCAAGCCCATGGAAATGTTTCCcagatgaaaggaaaacagttcaGATCCAGCCCCTTCCTCCCAGTAGTGAAAAGCTGATAACTTGAATTCTCTGGTCCAGGAGAAAGatgaaaaccaaaaggaaaaaaaggcccAGCCATCTCATCGTTATTTCTCTTCGGTTTTAGAGAGAGTTTTTCTGTTGGTCCAGTGGAAAAGCTGGAATAGGTGTATTGGCAGGGTTTTCCTGCTGCATCACTGCCCACAGTGGGGCTGCCCGATGATGGCCATCAGATATGACACCAGGTGTCCCAGCGGCACCTGGGGACAGCACTGGGACCTGCCCTGGGATACTCACCTGCtttgctgctcttccctgcccaGGAGCTGAGCACCCCAGAGGCCTGGGCTGGGTACCTGCAGGGCCCCTCTGCCCCGCTGCAGTTTCACGGCAATGGCACTCTCCAGGTGACAGGGACTGGCTGTCCCGACAAGTCCGGCTGTGCCTGCGGGAATGCCCCGGTGAGTCTTCCCTTTTCCGTTTTGGGGGATACCGGTGCCATTTGTGGGGTGGGGACTGACgctgccctgctctcctctAGGATGGCTCCCGCATCTGCgcagccctgctcagggcaTCGGGGAAGCAGTGCCCAGTGCCAGTGTGCCAGAGCCCTTTGCAGCCCCTTGGCCACTGTTGTGGGGTCTGTGGTGAGTGGGGGACATGGCCCTattcctcctccctgccagctgccccagcccccttCCCCTGGTTCCGTGGGGGAAAGTTGGGTGCAGGGGGTGCTGCTGGTCACAGGCTGAAGTTTTGCTGTATCGCTGCTCCCAAGGGTCTCATCTGCAGGTCCCGTTGTGCCACCCTCCCAGCAGATCTCCCTGAAGCATCATCCTGGCTTTTGGGAACCTGTTCTGAGGCACAGGCCTTTGTCCCTGCCTCTAGTTTATCCTGCCAGGATGTCACAGCTCGTCAAGCTAATagggctctgcagcagaaaACACTCAGAGGAAATGCAGCCTTTTCCACTCTTATGTCAGCCTCCCAACAGCCAGcttgtttcatttcatttaaaataaaaacatgcagATTGACAGTGTTTTCTCTGCGATGGGTGCTCCTCCATTAATCCACGTGAAAGGTTGCTAAGGGAAATTTTTCATGCACAATTGTACCTGGATACTTGGTATCTCATATTTGGTATATCATACCaaattcattaaaatgtttCTCCAACATGCTCCTAAAAGCAGAGCCCCTTACAGCCTTTGGGAAAATTTCATATTTCAACAAATGtttacttgcatttttttccaaggaaagtATTTTTCTCCATGACTGCAGTGCAGTGGTACAGGGAGCACAGTTGTTTCATCCTCTGAGCCTTCCCTCCAAAGGGTAGCGCTGCTGAATCACAGTCTTGTGTCCCCAAAACCAGGTACATGCAGAGCTTCCCAGAGGGATACAGAGGAGAAAGTTTTCCAGGGAAATCTTCTCTTCAGAATATAATGGAAGCCAAAAGACTGTCATCAAAGCCAGTTGACAAAAACACCAGGAAGGAAACAAGAGGTTTCTTTCTGAGCCCAGCCAGACCGTTTGCATAGAGATGCTGAGGGGTCTCAGGGTCTCAGTGCCACTCATGgcagccagagctgtgctgccatcacagctctctgccCAGACTTGGGGCAGACAatttgatttctgtttgtttttgggctgcaggggccacCATCAACCTGGATTTCACTCCTGATTTTGACCTGCAGAAGTACCAGGACAGATTGGTCCAAGAGTTGCTGAGCCAGGTACATAAGTCTGCTGGATCAGGAGGGGCTAATGAAACCACAAGTCACTAGCCACATCTTCCAGTGCTGGTGGGACTGTCTGGGGGGGGCATGTGGTCCCAGTGATGCCAGGGGTTCAGGCTCACTCCCCACCACCCTGTAGGGCCCACAGCCCACATTTGACCTCTGGGGTGTGTCAGCTGTGGGGGCTGGGTCCTTTTCTCCCCACACAGCCACACtgccctgctcattgcagggcaCGAACAGCTGCCAGCATGCAGATGTGGAAGGATGCTTGCTGGGTGGGGCTTGCTGGAAACCCTGCCCTAGAAAACACAGGTCCAGTCTAGATAACATGGGAGGTCAGTGCATGCAGCTGGGATCATGCAAACCTGCAGCAGGGCATCCTGTGACAAGCAGGCAAGCACTGGGTGGGTAACTGGCACTGGTCAGCACTCAGATGCTCTACAAGGCATCACTCCTTGCTGCTGCTCGTCAGACACAACATGACATCCCTCCTCCTTGCCAAGGGCTGCCAGGGGAGGGGTTGTGCTCCGAGTTGCACTGGGAGGATCGATACCAAAGTATTGCTCTATTGATCCACAGCTGAAAGCCAGCTGCCTGCCACACATCTTAATACAGCTTTTAATGGGTGTGATACACGAAATTGCTTTCTCAGCGTGCTCGCCTCCGTGGAGGCACACTGCATGCTGGGTGCTGGTCACAGCTTGGGAGAGAGGGGACATAGGAGCCTCTCATTTGGGAAGTGCAATGGCACCACAGTAACAGGATGGCGGTTCTGAGATGGGGCTCACATGAGGATCCAGGTGGGCCTTGCAGCTGTACCCATAGTGGCTGCCTGGAGAGGTGACTAATTTCTGCCTCCAGTCTCATGGGCTGTACGTCTCCTTGTGTTTCAAAAAGCCCAAGTACACTGGAGTGCAGATGGCCATATCCAAGGTGCACAAAGCACAGACCTTCCTGGGCATCATATCCCGGAGCTTCACTCCTCTCATCCAAATCGTGCTGATTGATgacagggcaggagcacagACTGGCACTGCTGCGGAGCAGCTGGCAGGAGACATCATGGAGGACGTGGCACAGCACGGTAACACCCCTCTCCTCCTTGGCAGGTCCCCTGCAGGTACATCCTTAGAGACATTCAAATCCCACTGGACATgtgggctgctggcagggaatAAGAAGCTCTGGAAAGCAGTAGGTCAGGATGCATTCCACATCTCCAGGCAACCTGTCTTCGCAACTGACCACTTTTGCAGTAGAACagttttttcttatatttaagTGAAATTTACTGTATTTCAATatctgcccattgcctcttgccCTGGTGTCACTGGGCTCCTCTGAGAAAAGCCTGGCTCAGTGCTCCAGCTGTGTCTcgccagggcagagcagagtggaaGGGTCACCTCCCTTGGCCTGCTGTCAGCTCTCCTCATGCAGCCTGGGATACCCCTGTGCTACCCTGCCATGTCTGACCATGACCAGCTTGGTGCCTgccaggatccccaggtccctctcAGCCAGAATGCTGTATGTAGAGGCAGCCATAGAAGCTGGTAGATGCTGATGGGCATGTAGGTCACAGCCAGGGGACCTGGTGGTTGTTGTATGGGCTTGTTCCTGTTGAGTCCATCCACCTGTATATCCCATCCCCAGGGAAAGGTGATCAACCAGGAGAGCAGTGCCAGACCCAACTGACAGCTCCTTCTGCCCTGGCTGGGAGTGGGTGTGGGGATGTGTTGCCCCGTACAGTCCTCACTCCCGTTTCTTCCTGCCCTTTCCCAGGTGAAGCACTTGGCATTTCAAGTGGCAAAATGGAAGTggccactggcagcactttCAGCCGGCAGAGGGGGAGCCACACATTGAGCAGGATCACAGCGGGGACGGTCATGGGGCTACTCTTCGGTCTCATGTTCCTTGGAGGGATCCTCTTTCTCTACAGAAAGGGAAAGCTAAGGTAGGGATGGGGCTTCTGCCAGCAGCATATAGTCAGGCTGCTTCTGCTTCGAGGCAACTGTCACCCCAGGCTGTCCTTCCAGCTGGTCTGGCACACAGGGCCACACAGTGTTGCCCAGAGCTCCTGCAGTGATGGGCATGGCCAGGCAATCTGCTACACCCAACATTACTGGTTCATAGAATTACAGcgtggtttgggctggaagggaccttaaagatcatctagtttccACAGccttgccatggacagggacactgtccactagaccaggttgttcaaagcaCCTTGAGGTATTGAACTCCTCTAGGGATGAAGCATTCACAATATCTCCGggcaagctgttccagtgcctcaccatcctcagagtaaagaacttcttcctaatatctaatctaaacctgctctccgTCAGTTTAAAACCGTTGTCCCTGTTCCTTGTGGTTTACTGGAGGAGAGGTGACTGAAAGGCACTTCTGCACCCTTGGACTGGTAATTCAGCCTCCTCCATGTCTGGGAAGAATTGCTTCTTGTCATGGTAGGGTGTGCCCTGGTgacagcagggctgctgcagctcagatgGAGCTGGTCATGGTGCCTAGTGACATCTCCTGTTTCTTGGCACCATCAGTTTGCAGCCCTGCTAGGGTGTGGAGGACTGAAACTGCCAGCTGCTAAATAGAAATGCATCAAAGTAATGCAAAACACTTGTCCCACAGCTTCATAACCGTGAAAGGGGGTGACAGCATCATCCAAAAGCAAATGCAGCTTCCATTAGTTGTTCACACAGCTTGGAGTATGGAGTGCAGGTCCCAGCAGAGGGGTGGTGGGTGCACAGCACCTGACTGCACCACAACTGGAAGCCAGTCAGAAATACCCCTTCTCCACCACCTTTTTCCCTCATAGCTTGAAAATGAGCTCTGGCAGTGATCAGGGCATCCCAGAAGTGCCCATGGCAGTTGCTGGGGCACccacctctgctcctcctttgTGCACTCACCTTCACGTGGAGGGTTTTGCAGGGTTTATTGTCTGCCTGCTGAGCCACTGTGGCTTGTCTCACCCACCTGTGGGCAAGTGGGGTTGACCTTATACATTTAATAACCAGGGGATGGGAACTGCTGAAATTTGCATGTGCAAAGTGCACCTGTCTGCCAGGGGATGCTGAGCTCCCCGGTGCTGGGGTTGGCCATGTTACAGAGTCACAAGTCAGGTTGTTTCTTCCCTCTTGGTTCCTCCACTGGGATTTTCTCACCATGCAGCAGTGGCCCTGGACAGGGAGCTTGCCCTGCCACTTGGCACGTGCTGACGTGATATTTCCTAGCAGTAAACCCGCGCcttcatttaatttctaaataaaactCCCAGACCCATAATTGCTACTTGATGATTTATCTTTCACTGACACTTCTTTGGATGCTGGACAGGCCTTTGAAACCAGCACCGTCAGCAGAAGGAGGGAAGTTCTTGTAGCTACAGGAGACAGAGCTGAACCTGAGCCCAGGGAATGTCCCCGGTCGACCCACTCCTGGTGTGTGTCACTGGGTGGCTCCAGGGCAGGGCCCTTTTGGGTAGTGTTGTCAAAAGCATCGTGGAGGCATCTGACACCACCAGGGATGCTGCAAATTAGTCATGAGTCTCTGGAAGCCTGCAAGCAGAGTCTGCTTCTAtgcagcagagccatcctgaccACTAGGGAACCAGGGAATTCAGCTTATTTCCACCAAAAAGGGCCTGGCACAGCTTCCCTGCAGGTAGCACAGCTCCTGAGGTGATGTGTGTGGACCTTCTGCTGAGcccacctgcagcaggtgccCAGTGCAGGGGAGGATGTGCCGTGTTTGGGACCCCTAGGCTAGGAATAGTGAAGAAAATAACACAAGTAGTGATGGTGATTAAGATGATGAAAATGTGATAAAAGCAATGATAATTAGCACTTGATGAGATTGCAGTGGGAACAggtgtcagctctgtggcaatTCATTTTAGGCCATAGGGAGGGAGTGATGGCTCCAAAGGGAAGCCTGTGCTAGAGTTGTCTGCCTCTGCAAACTCTTCCCTCCAGAATGCAGGTCCCAGACCTCCAAGCTTAATGGTTTCTGCTGGATatggcagcttttccctggaAAGGGCACAAACTTCCCATTTCAAAGTCAGCCTGACACTTTGCCCCTGTATTTTCCCATCCACCTCTTGAAGATGTGGGGTTTcagctgggggagctgctgggctgggagggatgtGGGTGGGTAATGCCCAGGTCTCTCCCCAGGTTGCCTGCCCTGCGCacgccctggcacagattgGAGGACCCAGTGTCCCCTGCACCAGCCAGTGACAAAGGCTTTGACAACCCCATGTTCAACGTGGTGAGTCACCGCTaccagggacactgggatgcTTGGGGCCATGGGCAGGATTGGTGTGGGGCCCCAGCCAGGACACTCTTGAGTGCCAGTTGGGGTTCATCTGGCAGGAGTCCTCCTTTCTCCAGGCCAGGAGGGGTTTGTGGGGTGTTCCCATCTTCCCCCAGGTCACCAGcctctcagctgctgcaggggctcagcactgggtgAGTTTTGCCAAGGGTTTTGCTTCCCTTCCCCATGggttgttttttcctcccttgctGTTGCAGGAGCCCCCAAGTGCTGACCCTGGAGAGGAGACACCCAAAGATCTCCAGGTCTTCTACCTCAACCCTCTGTATGACGCAAGTGAGACGGAGACCTGATGGTGTGGACTCATGCTGGGGGCAGACACCACTTCCTTGGGGACACCACCCCCTCTCCAGGCCTCACAGCCCCTCACATAGCTCCTGGTGGGATCTAAGCCAGAAGCAGATCCCACCTGAATAAAAGTGTCCATGAAGTGAAGGAAAACATAGCAAACCTTTGCTGTTGGGGCTCAGGCATATGGACACGGCCTCCCTGGTGTTACTTCTGGGTTTTAAGGTGTATTTTTTAGGTATCAGTTCTTTTTAGACAGTTCAACATTGAGATTTGAGTCTCAGGTGGTATCCAGGGCAGCTGGAGTCTAGCTCAGCATCCTGTGCTTTAGCCAGCACTGTGCTGGATTTGCTCAGGGCACACAGCAGGTTGAAGGAAGCATCCCTGGATGCATGACAGAAATTCAGTGctcaaacacatttcaaaatgtGTCCTGGAGCCTTCATGGCTTGGATCCATTAGCTGGATGGTTCTTTGGCTTTCCAGCAGCGTACTCAACTCCTGTTCCTTCCCTCACTCTTGTCCCATGGGCGCTGGTGAGATTCAGTCCTGAGCAAACAattccctccccatcccctgccctgagctgctggagtttgctccttccctctgtgcctgggcTAACGGGTATGAAACCCTCTTGGACCTATGTGCAGATTTATCACGTTATTACCTGAAGTGAGAAAGTGTGTCTCCTCATGGTACAAAGGGAAAGAGGCTTGGTGCCAGGGGTCCCCCAGGAGGGAGACAGGCACCTGAAGGCTGGAGACAGTCACATCAGCCCAGCTCTGACAAGGGTCGGGGCAGTGGCACTGAGGGGCCTCGTTAGTGCTGGCATGTGTCAAACACCCTCAGCTGCCCACAATGTCAGGCGGTTCTTCATTATGGAGCAGGTCTGATGGGTGAGGCTGAAATTATGGATATGTATGCAAATGTATGCAAATTCACACTCTACTGGGTTTTCAGTAGGGCTTGTTGGCATATTCCATAAGGAAGCAGCTATTTTAAG
It encodes:
- the AMN gene encoding protein amnionless; protein product: MRRLFFLLGVLQLLAAAAAMYKQWIPNTNFETASNWDKGRVPCARDVIHFEKDKVVSVFVRSPYALTDMYLPLNGEFVLAAGAGFTAFDGSWDPGCDSGGTVRFTDAEQHSWFDPTLWQDVFSSGELKPSGRMFSVDEERVPCHYDDVIFPAETSFRVNTDSSQQVIHLRSISVMGQELSTPEAWAGYLQGPSAPLQFHGNGTLQVTGTGCPDKSGCACGNAPDGSRICAALLRASGKQCPVPVCQSPLQPLGHCCGVCGATINLDFTPDFDLQKYQDRLVQELLSQPKYTGVQMAISKVHKAQTFLGIISRSFTPLIQIVLIDDRAGAQTGTAAEQLAGDIMEDVAQHGEALGISSGKMEVATGSTFSRQRGSHTLSRITAGTVMGLLFGLMFLGGILFLYRKGKLRLPALRTPWHRLEDPVSPAPASDKGFDNPMFNVEPPSADPGEETPKDLQVFYLNPLYDASETET